The Candidatus Latescibacter sp. genome contains the following window.
AACCGCGACCTCCTGGCGAAGCTCCTTTACAATTCAGCCCTGAATCCTCTCGGAGCAGCCTTCGGAGTGCACTACGGCATGCTGGGGGACGATCCCCATGCCCGGTCCATCATGAATGCTGTCATCGAGGAAGTTTTCGCGGTCATTACTGCCGCAGGGGAAAAAACGCACTGGGCGACGGCGAAAGAATATGAAGAATTTTTCTATGAGAAACAGATTCCGGCCACTTACCACCATCGCTCTTCCATGCTTCAGGACCTGGAAATGGGAAAACGAACCGAGGTGGATGCACTGACCGGTTATGTTTCCATGCAGGGGCGCGGGTGCGGTATTCCGACACCGGTTTGCGACACGATGTCCGAGATCATGCGGTTTCTGGAGCGGAACGGAGGAAAATGCACCCGCCTTCCCTAAAGTATCTCGGCAAATCAGCAAGCATGAGACCGTATATCACCATGCTTTCAGGCTTATCATTGTTCGACAGGACGATGTCTGCTTTCAGAACCTTCAACGGTTCGGGGAGTTGGGCGGAAAACATTCTCTCCACCTCTTCGTCAGAACGGCCGTCACGTTCCATGAGGCGTTTTTTCCGTAAACTTTCATCCGCCCTTATACAAACCACCAGGTCAAAAAGCCCTTCAATGCCCCACTCATAAATCAAGGCGCAGTCCACCACGGCATGTGTTCCGGCATTCCGCTCATCTCTGATTTTCTCCGTAATTCTCCTCACGAGAACCGGATGAACCACTCTGTTCAGTTTCAGGGTATTCTCATGTGTGGCAAATGCCTTCCGGGCAAGGAGGCGACGATCGAGTTTTCCATCCTTTCCCAGGATATCTCTTCCGAATATCCGGGCAAGCTCCCGGCGCATGTCTCCATCCTCCTCGACTACCTCGCGTCCAACCAGGTCGGCGTCGATGAGCATCCAGCCCCTGGAGGCAATCACCTTCGCCAGGACAGATTTTCCCGACCCAGGGCATCCGGTAATCCCAAGAATCATGCTATCCCTCCGTTGATTTCAGCGCTTGCAGTCCCATCACCCTTTCGACCATCGACAGGTTTCGAGGGTTGAGTTTTCCATCTCCGGTGCATCCAGAAATACTGTTCCGGATGACCGCGGATGATGTCCTCCAGGATAGCCGTGTACCGCTGGGTAAGTGTTTCCACTGTATCGTCGGAATGTATTCGTACCTCTCTCACGAGAAACTTGTATCGTCCGGGCGCAGTTCGCACGGTTGCCATCGCCAAAATCGGAATATCATACTTGAGCGCCAGTTCCCCCCCTCCGCGGGGAGTAGATGCCTTCCGTCCGAAGAAATCAACAAAAATTCCGTTCTTCCCCGCGTCCTGGTCGGAGATAAGTCCCACAATTTCCCTGTTTCGAAGAGCGCGAATGACTTGTTTTGCCGGGGCGCCGGTACTGACCAGTTGGAGGTTCTCGGTTTGACGGTTTCGATTTATGTAAGCATCCACCAGCGGATTAGACTGTTTTTTTGCTACAACG
Protein-coding sequences here:
- the coaE gene encoding dephospho-CoA kinase (Dephospho-CoA kinase (CoaE) performs the final step in coenzyme A biosynthesis.), encoding MILGITGCPGSGKSVLAKVIASRGWMLIDADLVGREVVEEDGDMRRELARIFGRDILGKDGKLDRRLLARKAFATHENTLKLNRVVHPVLVRRITEKIRDERNAGTHAVVDCALIYEWGIEGLFDLVVCIRADESLRKKRLMERDGRSDEEVERMFSAQLPEPLKVLKADIVLSNNDKPESMVIYGLMLADLPRYFREGGCIFLRSAPETA
- a CDS encoding lysophospholipid acyltransferase family protein, whose amino-acid sequence is MKKNGISKYLQHRLEFFSLLLLSALFNALPEKWVYALVRVIGLFVFHVVRLRRGVTLENLRNSFGRELSEAELEKIAESSYINIGMTFTEMLFFQRLLGQIRERMDMTETSLLARTFEKGRGVILVSGHFGNWELNSAGISKIGYPLTVVAKKQSNPLVDAYINRNRQTENLQLVSTGAPAKQVIRALRNREIVGLISDQDAGKNGIFVDFFGRKASTPRGGGELALKYDIPILAMATVRTAPGRYKFLVREVRIHSDDTVETLTQRYTAILEDIIRGHPEQYFWMHRRWKTQPSKPVDGRKGDGTASAEINGGIA